Sequence from the Candidatus Omnitrophota bacterium genome:
AGTGGTAGTGGCCGAGGAAGTTGCCGATTCGCTCGGTTCGCAACTCGATATAGTCCTTTCGAGCAAACTGGCAGCACCGGTCAATCCGGAACTGGCCATCGGTGCCGTCAGTGAAACCGGAAAGGTATTTATGGATCCCCGCCTCTCTTCGAGAGAATGGCCCGAAGGGTATATCGAGTCGGAGAAGAGAGAAAAAATGGGAAAGATCGAGCGCCGCAGGGAGATTTTCCGTAAGGCAAGGCCCAAAGCGCGGATGGAAGGAAGGACCCTGGTGGTGGTCGATGACGGCCTGGCCACGGGTTCCACGATGGAAGCGGCTCTGTGGGGAGCACGGCAGGAAAGGCCTTCAAAACTCATAGCCGCTGTTCCCGTCGCATCGGAAAGCGCCCTGGGAAGGATAAGCGAGGCTGCCGACCAGGTCCTGTGTGTCCGCCTTCCGAGCCTCTTCATGGCGGTAAGCCAGTTTTACGCGAACTTTCCGCAGACCACCGATGAGGAAGTTATTGAAATACTCAAAAAAGCTAGTACGAAGGAGAAGAAAGGCAATGGACCTTGATAAGAGGGCAATGGATATTTTCAGGAGGACCGGATACGCATTTATAGCCACTTCTTCCAACGGAGTTTCTCACCTGGCCGTTACAAGCGGACTTGATTTCACCGGTCGAGGCGGAATAGTGGTAAGTGAATGGTTCTGCCCGAGAACTCTTGAGAACCTGGAGGTTAATCCCTGGCTCTCTATCGTTATTTGGGACCCCGAGGAGGATAAGGGGGTACAGATATATGGACGCAAAAAAGATCTAAAGGAAACAGAGGTGCTTGACGGTCAACCGGCGACGATGGAGAGGAACCGGCATATTCCGCAAGTCAATAGCTCCCTCTCCATAGAGGTCGAGCGCGTGAGCGAATTCGTCAAAGGACCGCACAGTGACGACCGTATAAGGGGGAAGTGATGAAAAATAATATAATAGAGATAAATGTCGATAAGGGCGTGCTCAAGGGCGAATTGAACATACCGGAGAGAGCCCGACAGTTAATACTTTTTGCGCACGGAAGCGCCAGCGGATGGCAGAGCCCGAGGAACAGACATGTTGCTTCCCGTTTCCAGAAGGAAGGATATGCCACCTTGCTTTTTGACCTTCTTACCGGAGAGGAAGCGCGTGAGGATGCGGTAAACGCCAATTTCAGGTTCAATATAGCTCTTTTGTCGCAGAGGATGAAACAGGCCACGCGGTGGGCATCCGCTTTGCCGGAGGCTTCCGGTGTGGAGATAGCCTATTTCGGTTCAAGTACGGGTGTAGCCGCGGCTATAATCTCTGCTGTCGAGCTTGAAGGGAAGATCACCTCTCTGGTATCAAGAGGTGGAAGGTCCGATATGGCAGAAGAACATTTACCGAACCTTAAAAGCCCCATTCTTTTCGTGGTAGGAGGCAATGACCCCGTGGTGATGGATATTAACCGCAGGTCCGCCAAGAAGTTGACCTGCGAAAACAGTATAGAGGTAATAGAAGGGGCATCCCATCTATTTGAGGAGCCCGGGGCGCTGGACAGGGTCGCGGAACTGGCAGCCGACTGGTATGCTCGGCACCCCGGGACCGTAAAGAGTAAATAACACGCTTGGAACCGGGAAAATTCTCCGGTGTCTAAGAGGATATCGATAATATGCTTTTTCCGGTATCCGCCTTTGCGAAGAAACCGGAACAAAAGAAAAGGAGCGTTCTAATGAAGAATAAGTTTTTTATTTTGGTATTCATAATAGCTGTAATGGTCGCGTTCTTGAGCCCGGCGGTGATTTCATCAGCGGACGATGATTCATCAAGGCTCCTGAAAAGAGGACTTTTGGGGGCCGGAGCAGGCGCGGCGGGCAGCGCCGCCGGCGGCGGCAACGTCGGCACAGGTGCTTTGGTCGGAGCGGGAGTGAACGTTGTCGGAGGAGCCTTGCTGGATTCAATGACCGGCGAAAAAGTAAGGGACGCCGACGAAGTTCAGAAAATGGATCCCCAGGCCGCCTACAAGAGGGGATACAAGGACGGTTACAATAACGGCTACAAAGCGGGCTACAAAGAAGGTATACAGGAAAATATGCCGAAATAGGTTTAGTCTGGCAGCTTACGGGTGAAAGGATCCTGAAGTATTACCCGGCACGGCCGCTTCTGTCCGGAAAAGCTCATCCGGAACGTGCTTTCCAGATGTTAAACTTGACAGAACTGGCCTGCCCATTATAGTTAATATTATGGGAAGGGCCCCCATTATTTATTTCGGATGCGGGTAATAGACGTAATATATGGAGAAAGATAAATTCAATATCACAGAAGCTGTGGTCCGGAGGGCTGATGCCGGGGACCAGGAATACATAAACGAGAAGCTTGAAAAATATCTTTTGGATCGGGAAGACCCCGATTGGCGCAACTTCTATGTGGTCAAATATAAAGATAGAACCGTCGGTTTCGGAAGGATTATAGATCACGGTGCGTATCTGGAACTTGCTTCTATCGGGGTGGATTATTATTTTCGGGGAAAAGACATAGGGACCAGATTGACAAGGTTCCTTGTAAAAGAGGCGAAGAAAACGGCGCCTGGTAAGGAAGTTTATCTTGTAACGCACATACCGGGGTATTTCAGAAGGGCCGGCTTCAAAGAAATAAAAGGCCCGGGTCCCGAAGAACTGGAGTATAAGCGCCATAATAAATGCAAGCTTGACGCTTCGCGGATTAAGATCATGAAACTATCCTGAACCGGCAAAGGAGGTCGATATGGGTTTACGCGAGGAACAGAAAAACAAGGTCGAAGCTCAGATCAAGGAATGGGACGCCAAGATCGAAGAACTCAAAGCTAAAGCCGCACAGGTCACATCCGATAACAAGATCGAATACTTCAGGCAGATAGAAAAGCTGGAGAACAAGAGGGACGCGGTAAAGAAGGATCTGGAGGAAATGGTCTCTTCGGGTGAGGACAAGGTGGAGCTGTTCAAGGAAAAACTTGATGCCGCCGTGGAGGAGGCCAAAGGCATACTGGAAGGTATCGCTTCAATGTTCGGCAGGTGAGCGCACCGTTCATCATCCGGGGATTTATCATGGTACAAGATAAAAAAAGCACTTTTGGCACAAGATTGCGCAGGTACCTGATCTCAGGTATCGCTACGGTTCTGCCCCTGTTTATAACCTTTTACATAATAGGGTTCCTATTTCACCTAGCCAACAGGTTCATGGGAAGATATATCAACGATTTTCTCGTGGCGAATTACGGATTTTCAATACCGGGACTGGGGTTGTTGCTTCTTGTTGCCGTAACGGTATTTATCGGGGCTTTCGTGAGCAATTTCGTAGGGCGAAAGCTTTTCAGCCTTGCTGAAAGATTCTTCTACAAAACCCCGGTCGTGGCGAACATATACCCATCGGCCAAGAAACTTTCCGACTTTCTTTTCAAGGAGGAAGAAAAAAAGAAGTTCAGGAAAGTGGTGCTGGTGGAATATCCCGCACCAGGTTCTTATTCAATAGGATTTCTGACCAATAAGGGCATAGATGAGTTCAACCGCAAGACCGGCAAAGAGCTGATCACGGTACTGGTGCCGCTATCGCCCATGCCGTATTCCGGGCTGCTTCTTATCTTACCTAAAGAAAAGCTGCTGGAAGTGGATATGACGATAAACGAGGCCCTTAAACTGGTCGTTTCCAGCGGAGTTGTTGTCCCTGAATAAATAAAGCCCTGAAAAGCTAGAAAGGTTTAAACATGTGGACGAAATGGCTTCCATGGAGACTCATAATAAGGATATTGGCCAAGGAGCACGGGTTTATAGACCCGTTCCAGCTTCTCTCGCGTCTTACCACAATGGCGCAGCCTTCGGAAGTTCTGGCGCCGGTGGAACTCTTGCGTCTTGCGGCAGTACTTCATGCCAGGGGGCTTATAAACAGCCAGGTCATACAGAATAACCTTGACTGGTTATGGCCTTACTGGGTGCAGAAACAGTTCGATCCCGCCAGCAGGTCATTTGTCCCGAGAGCTTTTTCCCTTACGCATATCAATCTCACTCACAGGAACTGGACAGCCGTAGGTATACCCGGCGTGGAACAGATGCCTATAGTCGACCCCAGGGGGCTGGTAACCCCTCTTTATGACGGGTGGTCCATTGACAGCTGGCTTGTTGGCGAAGACGGCTACAGGTTAGTCCCTTCAAGAGCGCTCCGGGTGTGCCAGAAGCTTGAAATGCTGGAGAACCTGTCGGTCATGACCGATTCCGTGGAGGGGAAGAACTACCTCACCCAGAGGGTGGAGGTCGAGAACGAAAAAGGAGAGAACATTTGCAGGATAAGGCTCACTGGCAGCACTGAAAAGGAAGCTTATCTTGTGGTCTCCTTGAGGCCCTGTAACCCGGAAGGTATAAGCTTTATTCACGAGGTATCCATGATCCCATCGGGATGGCTGGTCAACAAGAAGAACAGGATCGTTTTCGAGAACACACCGGACGGCCGGATCTTCTCCGAATATGCCCGGGGGGATGTTTTCAATGATCTATTCAGATGGGACCAGAAGCAAAATATAACCTGTAATGTGGGGCTCTGCACCGCCGCGGCGCTTTTCAAGATCGAACCCGGCGGTGAAAGAGATATAACCGTGAGCGTGCCTCTGGGAGAGGAAGAGGACAGATCCGGTAAGGGCGTTGGGATCATCCAGGAAAAATGGAAGGATACTGTCTCGGGGGTCACCAGACTTGAAATTCCCGATGAAAAAATAAAATATCTCTATGATGCATCAATAAGGAACCTCATACTGCTTTCTCCTGAGAAGATCTACGCGGGTCCCTTTACCTATAAGCAGTTCTGGTTCAGGGACGCGGCCTACGCTCTTAACGCCATGCTGTCGGTGAACCTGAAAGAAAGGGCGCGTAATATCATTGACGCTTTTCCAAAGATGCAGACCCCTACGGGTTATTTCAGGTCCCAGGACGGCGAATGGGATTCCAACGGGCAGGTCCTCTGGTCGATGAAAAGATACTCGGAACTTACCGGCAGGGCGCCCGAAGAGTCCTGGCGCAGGTCCATAGCCAGCGCCGTCAGGTGGATACACCGGAAAAGATCATCCAGGAAGCAGGATCCCAAATGCTCGGGGCTTTTCCCCGCGGGTTTCAGCGCCGAACATTTCGGTCCGAATGATTTTTACTACTGGGACGACTTCTGGGGAGTGGCGGGCCTCGAGGCGGGAGAGCTTATGGCCGGGATGACCGGCAACAAGGCCCTTGCCGAGGAGTGCCGCGTTGAAAAGGGATCTTTCCTCAAGGCGATAAACGAAAGCATCTCCAAAACGCAGAAGGAAGAGGGCATATCGACCGTTCCGGCCTCTCCCTTCAGGCGCATGGATTCAAGCGCAGTGGGTACGATGGTCGCGGGTTACCCCCTTAAGATATACGGTCCGCGGGAGAAGGCCATACTGGATACCGCTGATTTCCTCATTGAAAAGGATTTCTTGAACGGGCTTTTCTTCCATGAAATAGCTCATTCGGGTGTGAACATATATTTGAGCCTGCAGATAGCACAGGTCCTCCTGAGGGCGGGGGATACAAGGTTCATCGGCATCATGGACGCGGCAGGCGAGATCGCCTCCGACACCGGCCAGTGGCCCGAAGCCATACATCCCTGGACAGGCGGGGGATGCATGGGTGACGGACAGCATTTATGGGCGGCCGCAGAGTGGGTGATGATGGTACGCAACTGTTTCATAACAGAAGAAAAGGATAAGCTCGTCCTCTGTTCCGGGATCCGGGACGAATGGCTGGCCGAGGGCAACAGGCTCTTTTTCGGACCCGCTCCGACGCCTTTCGGAGATTGCAGTATAGAGATCGCCTGTTTCGGGGGAAAGATCAGCGTAGGACTTGACGCGGACTGGCGGGGGAAGAGGCCGGAAGTGGAAGTACGGTTACCCGGCCGGCCCGCCGTGCACATGGGCGAGGGGAGCGATACCGTCCAGATAGAGGCAGGTGCGGAATGAACATACTGATGATGACCAATACATACGTGCCCATTGTGGGCGGTATAGAACGGTCAATCGAGGACTTTTCCTCTGAATACCGGTCCATGGGACATAAGGTTCTCATAGTCGCCCCGAGTTTCAAAAATATGCCTGAAGAGGAAGAGGGGGTCTTTAGGATCCCCGCCATACAGAACTTCAACGGAACCGATTTTTCGGTAGAGGTGCCTGTTCCCGGAAGATTGGAAGGTGTGCTTGAGCGGTTCTCTCCTGATATTGTCCATTCGCACCATCCTTTTCTCGTGGGTGACACGGCCCTGAGGATATCCGCCAATCGCAAGATACCCATAGTTTTTACTCACCACACGCGTTATGAGATGAACACACATTATGTGCCCGGTGATTCGGAGGCTCTTAAGAAATTCGTCGTGGAGCTCTCGGTCGGCTATTGCAATCTTTGCGACGAGGTGATAGCGCCCAGTGAAAGCATAGAAGATCTTTTGAGGGAGCGCGGCGTGGAGACGGAAATAGTTACCATACCAACCGGCATAAAAGTGTCTGAATTCTCCCGAGGTGACGGGGATGCCTCCAGAAAGAAGCTCGGTATACCGCCTGAAGCCTTCTGTGTCGGATACCTGGGCAGGATAGCCCAGGAGAAGAACATGCTTTATCTGATGGATGAGGTCGCGCCTTTTCTGAGTGATGAGGCGCGAGCGCATTTTCTGCTCGTGGGTGGCGGGGACCTTGTTGATGAACTGAAGGAGAAGGCTCGCAGCATGGGTATTTCACAGAGGACGCATTTTGCGGGTTTACTCAAAGGGCAGGATAAGATCGATGCATATCATGCCATGGATGTACTGGTCTTCTCCTCCAAGAGCGAGACGCAGGGGTTGGTCCTTGCCGAAGCCATGGCCTCGGGAGTGCCTGTTATAGGGATCGACGCCCCGGGAGTGCGGGAAGTCATAGATTCCGGGAACAACGGATTTCTGGTGGGGAACGGCGAAAGAGGCTCTTTCGCGGGGAGGCTCAAAGAGTTGCTTGAAATGGATGAGAGAAGCAGGGATTCTTTCCGCAAAGCCGCTTTTTCAACGGCTGAGAAGTTCGCTTACACGAAAAGCGTCGAAAGGACCCTGGATACATATAAGCGGGCCATAGCGCGTAAACGCCCACGCAGGAATACTGACCGGAGCACGTGGGCTTCTTCAAAAAGAGCGATACAGAAAGAGATGCAGATAATAACCAACGTGGTCAAATCCGCGGGGGCGATATTCAATCCCAAAAAGGATGAACATGAAGCCGGAAAGTGACAACGGACAGAAAATACTTAAAGGAAAAAGTATCAGTAAAGGATATTCAACAGGCAGTGCTTTTCTCTACCAGGACATTCTTTCAAGGAACCTCCATTATTACAGCATAGAGAAGGAGGATGTCTCCAGGGAGCTCGCCAGGATAAAAGAGGCCTTCGGAAGAGTTCTTGAGGACATTGAAAGCCTGGAGAAGAACGTTAAGGACGAGCTTGGCAGGGAACAGGCGGGTATCTTTAAAGCCCACGCTGAGATACTCAAGGACAAGGTTCTGCTCGAAGACATAGAGAAGGAACTTAAGACCGAACTGGTGAACGCAGAGCACGCCGTAAAGAACGTTTTCCGAAGGTGGGCGAACAAGTTCCGCGCCGCCAAGAACGAAATGGTGAAGAGCAAGGCGGAAGATATGGAGGACCTGAGCAGGAAGGTCCTTTGCTCTTTCATGAGATGCGAAGTGAATATCCTGGAGAACATACCGCCG
This genomic interval carries:
- a CDS encoding phosphoribosyltransferase, with amino-acid sequence MKENIKIVQHGSGTFSDRSHAGKMLAEALKDYDLEDPLILGIPRGGVVVAEEVADSLGSQLDIVLSSKLAAPVNPELAIGAVSETGKVFMDPRLSSREWPEGYIESEKREKMGKIERRREIFRKARPKARMEGRTLVVVDDGLATGSTMEAALWGARQERPSKLIAAVPVASESALGRISEAADQVLCVRLPSLFMAVSQFYANFPQTTDEEVIEILKKASTKEKKGNGP
- a CDS encoding GNAT family N-acetyltransferase, which produces MEKDKFNITEAVVRRADAGDQEYINEKLEKYLLDREDPDWRNFYVVKYKDRTVGFGRIIDHGAYLELASIGVDYYFRGKDIGTRLTRFLVKEAKKTAPGKEVYLVTHIPGYFRRAGFKEIKGPGPEELEYKRHNKCKLDASRIKIMKLS
- a CDS encoding coiled coil domain-containing protein, with product MGLREEQKNKVEAQIKEWDAKIEELKAKAAQVTSDNKIEYFRQIEKLENKRDAVKKDLEEMVSSGEDKVELFKEKLDAAVEEAKGILEGIASMFGR
- a CDS encoding DUF502 domain-containing protein, whose translation is MVQDKKSTFGTRLRRYLISGIATVLPLFITFYIIGFLFHLANRFMGRYINDFLVANYGFSIPGLGLLLLVAVTVFIGAFVSNFVGRKLFSLAERFFYKTPVVANIYPSAKKLSDFLFKEEEKKKFRKVVLVEYPAPGSYSIGFLTNKGIDEFNRKTGKELITVLVPLSPMPYSGLLLILPKEKLLEVDMTINEALKLVVSSGVVVPE
- a CDS encoding glycosyltransferase, whose amino-acid sequence is MNILMMTNTYVPIVGGIERSIEDFSSEYRSMGHKVLIVAPSFKNMPEEEEGVFRIPAIQNFNGTDFSVEVPVPGRLEGVLERFSPDIVHSHHPFLVGDTALRISANRKIPIVFTHHTRYEMNTHYVPGDSEALKKFVVELSVGYCNLCDEVIAPSESIEDLLRERGVETEIVTIPTGIKVSEFSRGDGDASRKKLGIPPEAFCVGYLGRIAQEKNMLYLMDEVAPFLSDEARAHFLLVGGGDLVDELKEKARSMGISQRTHFAGLLKGQDKIDAYHAMDVLVFSSKSETQGLVLAEAMASGVPVIGIDAPGVREVIDSGNNGFLVGNGERGSFAGRLKELLEMDERSRDSFRKAAFSTAEKFAYTKSVERTLDTYKRAIARKRPRRNTDRSTWASSKRAIQKEMQIITNVVKSAGAIFNPKKDEHEAGK